A region of Triplophysa rosa linkage group LG16, Trosa_1v2, whole genome shotgun sequence DNA encodes the following proteins:
- the mrpl24 gene encoding probable 39S ribosomal protein L24, mitochondrial has protein sequence MRLTALLSMAAKAAFPHDYRYGTSRPWMVAARRVNPPGKKRRKVFVEPIANEDWHVLRGDTVEILSGKDKGKQGKVSQVFRHRNWVILEGLNTHYRYIGRSGDYRGTYIASEAPLLLKDISLIDPTDRKPTGIEWRFTEEGERVRVSLRTGRIIPKPVYQRKDGIIPQQWKDGPKDTSPDDALQKTYTPSLKTLEEEVMEKMNIQEDRRPRKSYWY, from the exons ATGCGACTCACAGCATTGCTTTCAATGGCTGCAAAAGCTGCTTTTCCACACGATTATCGTTATGGAACGAGCAGACCATGGATGGTAGCAGCGCGCCGTGTCAATCCACCCGGCAAGAAAAGAAGAAAGGTGTTTGTTGAACCAATCGCGAACGAGGACTGGCATGTTCTGAGAGGCGATACA GTGGAGATTCTGTCTGGTAAGGACAAAGGAAAGCAGGGGAAAGTCTCTCAGGTGTTCAGACATAGGAACTGGGTCATACTTGAAGGGTTGAATACG CATTACAGGTATATTGGCAGGTCTGGAGATTACAGGGGCACATACATCGCcagtgaagcacctttattgcTTAAGGATATTTCACTTATCGACCCTACTGACAG AAAGCCTACTGGTATTGAATGGAGATTCACAGAAGAGGGTGAGAGGGTGCGTGTATCTCTCAGGACAGGACGCATTATTCCCAAACCAGTGTACCAGAGAAAAGATGGCATCATTCCCCAGCAGTGGAAGG ATGGACCTAAAGACACATCACCTGATGACGCTCTTCAGAAAACATACACACCCTCTTTGAAAACCCTTGAGGAAGAAGTTATGGAAAAAATGAACATACAGGAAGATAGGAGGCCCCGTAAGAGCTACTGGTACTGA
- the prcc gene encoding proline-rich protein PRCC: MSLVAYDSSDDSDRDNAPSSPARPTAKSGGLFASLPAPKKAEVGSNRYQTSAPQPQRMGMDLPKAKKRTEPVKITVPEIKHADSDSDDDQPVRKKSSSQGGGLSSLLPQPQNLVVKEKQRPLVPHTLTKRPVSNQPKGSAGKSQGVSGTSPSPSAIKAAAKSAALQLARQKMAADEDGSDDDLAPENYFSLSESSSQPVMSQKPDSQDYVPTLHPSPGVEDSPLDFDSNAESYSRTAGAIQDYQREGDQNQYQQYPELPEVSSQDYYGQSYYEDPNPEAQEQDESGSSSMFEDEAFRRLLGKQNRGKEEIKFLEIKGDDQLSGNKQWMTKNVTADLEPRKSFSKKKGDQPTGQQRRKHQITYLIHQAKEREMELKNSWAENKLTRRQTQAKYGF, translated from the exons ATGTCTTTGGTAGCGTACGACAGCAGCGACGACAGCGATCGCGATAACGCGCCGAGTTCACCCGCTCGACCCACGGCGAAGTCCGGCGGACTGTTTGCGTCTCTGCCCGCGCCGAAAAAAGCAGAGGTCGGATCGAACAGATATCAGACATCGGCCCCTCAACCTCAGAGGATGGGTATGGATCTACCCAAAGCCAAGAAGCGCACAGAGCCCGTTAAAATCACCGTTCCTGAAATAAAACATGCAGAC tccGACTCCGATGATGACCAGCCTGTGCGAAAGAAATCATCGTCCCAG GGCGGTGGACTGTCCTCTTTGCTGCCCCAGCCTCAAAATCTAGTGGTGAAGGAAAAACAACGGCCCCTGGTGCCCCACACCCTGACTAAACGCCCTGTATCAAACCAGCCAAAAGGAAGCGCTGGTAAATCCCAAGGCGTCTCTGGAACCAGCCCATCTCCATCAGCCATCAAAGCTGCCGCGAAGTCCGCCGCCTTGCAGTTGGCTCGCCAGAAGATGGCAGCTGATGAAGATGGCAGTGATGATGATCTCGCTCCAGAAAACTACTTTTCCCTTTCAGAAAGCTCCTCGCAGCCTGTGATGTCACAAAAACCAGATTCCCAAGATTATGTTCCCACTCTTCACCCTTCACCCGGTGTGGAGGACTCTCCGTTGGACTTTGATTCTAATGCAGAAAGTTACAGTAGGACAGCTGGAGCCATCCAAGACTATCAGAGGGAAGGTGACCAAAATCAGTACCAACAGTATCCAGAACTGCCAGAAGTTTCTTCACAG GATTACTACGGGCAGAGTTACTACGAAGACCCAAACCCTGAAGCACAAGAGCAAGATGAATCTGGATCTTCTTCAATGTTTGAGGATGAAGCA TTTCGGCGGCTGCTGGGCAAACAGAATCGgggaaaagaagaaatcaaattCTTGGAGATCAAAGGAGATGATCAGCTGAGCGGCAACAAGCAGTGGATGACAAAGAATGTGACTGCAGATCTGGAGCCACGCAAGTCCTTTAGCAAG AAAAAAGGAGACCAGCCAACAGGACAACAGAGGCGCAAGCACCAAATCACTTATCTGATTCATCAAGCCAAGGAACGTGAGATGGAGCTTAAGAATAGCTGGGCTGAAAACAAGCTCACCCGCCGACAGACGCAAGCCAAGTATGGATTCTAG
- the mrpl9 gene encoding 39S ribosomal protein L9, mitochondrial, whose product MWGITASRFVLQGCWNFSHLQCSLNRIQNLSQTACKNTVVVERWWTVPLSKEGRPPRLYARRHKVYRLVEDTKHKGQDKMELILTQTVPKLGGRGDTVFVKKSVGRNTLLPQGLAVYPSQENKDTFTEERRLLREGRPEDRIQTRTGQLTVEFLKQTKLEVGMHTSIQYSLTKEIVCRQFLRKLGVVVPTHALSLPEEPMTDLGEYWCDVTVNGVDTVRVPMSVVPFVEPRQLRLMKKQKEQSDSE is encoded by the exons ATGTGGGGAATCACTGCATCACGGTTTGTCCTTCAAGGCTGCTGGAATTTTTCACATCTACAGTGTTCCTTGAATCGCATACAGAACTTGTCACAAACAGCATGCAAG aaCACAGTTGTTGTGGAGCGCTGGTGGACGGTCCCTTTGTCAAAGGAGGGAAGGCCACCCAGACTTTATGCACGAAGACACAAAGTGTACCGCTTGGTCGAGGACACAAAACATAAGGGCCAAGACAAAATGGAACTCATTCTTACACAGACAGTTCCAA AGCTTGGTGGACGAGGAGACACAGTTTTTGTGAAAAAGTCAGTAGGCCGCAACACCTTACTACCCCAGGGCCTGGCTGTCTACCCCTCACAGGAAAACAAAGATACGTTTACAGAGGAAAGAAGG ctACTGAGAGAAGGACGGCCAGAAGACAGAATCCAGACACGCACCGGACAGCTA ACTGTTGAGTTCCTGAAGCAAACAAAGCTTGAAGTCGGCATGCACACTTCCATTCAGTACTCGCTCACCAAAGAGATTGTTTGCCGACAGTTTCTTAGAAAG CTTGGTGTGGTTGTACCTACACACGCCCTATCGCTTCCTGAAGAGCCAATGACAGACCTGGGAGAGTACTGGTGTGATGTCACA GTGAATGGAGTGGACACAGTCAGGGTGCCCATGTCTGTGGTGCCATTTGTGGAGCCGAGACAACTGAGACTTATGAAGAAACAAAAAGAACAGTCTGATTCAGAATAG
- the lix1l gene encoding LIX1-like protein — translation MESLRHQRLQPGIGYGASATGTLRSLRPGVTGTLPSAQPAHMSVSASPGPPPPPPPLQLHSLMGSGFGSMDMSSGLGLSNPTNPAVLREAVDAVVRSFAKHTQGYGRVNVVEALQEFWQMKQSRGADLRNGALVVYEMVPSNNPPYICYVSLPGGSCFGSFQFCPTKAEARRSAAKIALMNSVFNEHPSRRITDEFIEKSVCEALASFNGNREEADNPNTGIGAFRFMLESNKGKSMLEFQELMTVFQLLHWNGSLKAMRERQCSRQEVLAHYSHRALDDDMRTQMAADWVSREHTLSGTITRELAATERELEDARLAGRELRFYKEKKDILLMAVGQLGGSNTTTLPCKC, via the exons ATGGAGTCACTTCGCCATCAGCGTTTACAGCCCGGTATCGGATACGGAGCGAGCGCGACCGGGACTCTTCGGTCCCTGCGACCCGGTGTAACAGGCACCCTTCCTTCGGCACAGCCTGCACACATGTCGGTGTCCGCTTCTCCGGGGCCGCCGCCACCACCGCCGCCCCTTCAGCTCCACAGCCTGATGGGAAGCGGGTTCGGTTCGATGGACATGTCGTCGGGTCTGGGTCTGTCCAATCCCACCAACCCTGCGGTGCTGAGAGAAGCAGTGGACGCGGTGGTCCGGAGCTTTGCGAAACACACGCAGGGATACGGCAGGG TAAATGTTGTGGAGGCGTTACAAGAGTTCTGGCAGATGAAGCAATCACGGGGGGCTGATCTGAGAAACGGAGCGCTCGTTGTTTATGAGATGGTCCCGTCTAATAACCCCCCCTACATCTGCTACGTCAGTCTTCCTGGGGGCAGTTGCTTCGGGAGTTTTCAG TTCTGCCCAACCAAAGCTGAAGCCAGACGGAGCGCAGCCAAAATCGCCCTGATGAATTCTGTTTTCAATGAACATCCGTCTCGACGCATCACAGATGAATTCATCGAGAAGAGCGTCTGTGAGGCTTTAGCTTCTTTTAAC GGGAACAGAGAAGAAGCTGATAACCCAAACACTGGCATTGGTGCTTTTCGGTTCATGTTAGAGTCGAACAAGGGGAAGTCAATGCTGGAATTCCAG GAACTGATGACGGTTTTCCAGCTCCTTCACTGGAATGGCAGTCTCAAAGCCATGAGAGAAAGACAGTGTTCCCGTCAG gaagtgcttgcTCATTACTCTCACCGAGCGCTGGATGATGACATGCGCACACAAATGGCCGCCGACTGGGTCAGCCGAGAACACACTTTATCCGGGACCATTACCCGAGAGCTGGCTGCTACGGAGCGTGAACTAGAGGATGCTCGTCTGGCCGGACGAGAGCTGCGCTTTTATAAAGAAAAGAAGGACATTCTGCTGATGGCAGTGGGGCAGTTAGGTGGCTCCAATACTACAACTCTGCCCTGCAAATGCTGA